One window of the Catenulispora sp. MAP5-51 genome contains the following:
- a CDS encoding GNAT family N-acetyltransferase: MTSVEIRLSDDVVLRPVRVSDAAAFARAYKRNFAHLEQWEPIRPDEFYTEAGQHRRLKKFDEERAAGRVQRWAFDRGDDEVYGSITLSGIELGIFLNARMGYWVDVELIGRGLATAAVNGVCDYARQTWNIHRVEAGTNVENAASQRVLAKCGFEEIGVSRAHLYVNGKWSDSRQFHRILHTDPVAL; the protein is encoded by the coding sequence ATGACCAGTGTGGAAATACGGCTGTCGGACGATGTGGTCCTGCGGCCGGTCCGGGTATCCGACGCGGCGGCCTTCGCGCGCGCCTACAAGAGGAACTTCGCGCACCTGGAGCAGTGGGAGCCGATCCGCCCGGACGAGTTCTACACGGAGGCGGGCCAGCACCGGCGCCTGAAGAAGTTCGACGAGGAGCGCGCCGCGGGCCGGGTCCAGCGCTGGGCCTTCGACCGCGGCGACGACGAGGTCTACGGCAGCATCACGCTGTCGGGCATCGAGCTGGGCATCTTCCTCAACGCCCGGATGGGCTACTGGGTGGACGTCGAGCTCATCGGCCGGGGCCTGGCCACCGCGGCCGTCAACGGGGTCTGCGACTACGCGCGCCAGACCTGGAACATCCACCGGGTCGAGGCCGGGACGAACGTGGAGAACGCCGCCTCGCAGCGGGTGCTGGCCAAGTGCGGGTTCGAGGAGATCGGCGTGTCCCGCGCGCACCTGTACGTCAACGGCAAGTGGTCCGACAGCAGGCAGTTCCACCGGATCCTGCACACGGACCCGGTGGCGCTGTAA
- a CDS encoding OsmC family protein, producing MYEIKVERTDDGRYIATNERGARIELSGDGQGPNFSPVELLLVAVAGCNIVTTEPLTAQRGHRMTKLVAKATSEKIERNKLGPVTLAYEVELPAGDADAEKVFRDVAERVEERHCTVSRSLREGTPVNLDLDGV from the coding sequence ATGTATGAGATCAAGGTCGAGCGCACCGACGACGGCCGCTACATCGCCACCAACGAGCGCGGCGCCCGCATCGAGCTGAGCGGGGACGGCCAGGGCCCGAACTTCTCCCCCGTGGAGTTGCTGCTGGTCGCGGTGGCCGGATGCAACATCGTCACCACCGAGCCGCTGACCGCGCAGCGCGGGCACCGGATGACGAAGCTGGTGGCCAAGGCGACCTCGGAGAAGATCGAGCGGAACAAGCTCGGGCCGGTGACCCTGGCCTACGAGGTGGAGCTGCCCGCCGGCGACGCCGACGCCGAGAAGGTGTTCCGGGACGTCGCCGAGCGGGTGGAGGAGCGGCACTGCACGGTCAGCCGCTCGCTGCGCGAGGGCACGCCGGTGAACCTGGACCTCGACGGGGTCTGA
- a CDS encoding WXG100 family type VII secretion target, translated as MLITGLSFAVLIFGMWGLGVLVVRNQARKLREAPGPELTEQIEQTAAEIHSIDEFLARAEALPEGRKPEPRPEHLAERDQEKLEALAQHHFPHLEVPHPHLHLVGITGLEKRLLAWVSHHTGLPSPFVLLDKLTGDPDELERAAKAWDGAHAHVQQTVTDLCSAAAALHRDWDDETAERFYPLLADFLAELDTLADNLAKSAETLRGLRGEAALAEGTIAGLINLLIGSLGGFLVEEVMSVGTMTPAVAAQAQVEITWVLKQIAMAAGRLQGIYANTRHVLDSVSGFKGLQHMHSCFQADVVQRIERLVDSE; from the coding sequence ATGCTGATCACGGGCCTGAGCTTCGCGGTGCTGATCTTCGGCATGTGGGGCCTGGGCGTGCTGGTGGTCCGCAACCAGGCCCGCAAGCTGAGGGAAGCGCCCGGCCCGGAGCTGACCGAGCAGATCGAGCAGACCGCGGCCGAGATCCACAGCATCGACGAGTTCCTGGCCCGGGCCGAGGCGCTGCCCGAGGGCCGAAAGCCCGAGCCGCGCCCGGAGCACCTGGCCGAACGCGACCAGGAGAAGCTGGAAGCCCTGGCCCAGCACCACTTCCCGCACCTGGAGGTGCCGCACCCGCACCTCCACCTGGTCGGCATCACCGGCCTGGAGAAGCGGCTGCTGGCCTGGGTCTCGCACCACACCGGCCTGCCCAGCCCGTTCGTGCTCCTGGACAAGCTCACCGGCGACCCGGACGAGCTGGAACGGGCCGCCAAGGCCTGGGACGGCGCGCACGCCCACGTCCAGCAGACCGTCACCGACCTGTGCTCGGCCGCCGCGGCCCTGCACCGCGACTGGGACGACGAGACCGCCGAGCGCTTCTACCCGCTGCTGGCCGACTTCCTGGCCGAGCTCGACACCCTGGCCGACAACCTGGCCAAGAGCGCCGAGACGCTGCGCGGCCTGCGCGGCGAGGCGGCCCTGGCCGAGGGCACCATCGCCGGCCTGATCAACCTGCTCATCGGCTCCCTCGGCGGCTTCCTGGTCGAGGAGGTGATGTCGGTGGGCACGATGACGCCGGCGGTCGCGGCCCAGGCCCAGGTGGAGATCACCTGGGTGCTGAAGCAGATAGCGATGGCGGCCGGGCGGCTGCAGGGGATCTACGCGAACACCCGGCACGTGCTGGACAGCGTGAGCGGCTTCAAGGGGCTTCAGCACATGCACAGCTGCTTCCAGGCCGACGTGGTCCAGCGCATCGAGCGGCTGGTGGACAGCGAGTGA
- the ftsY gene encoding signal recognition particle-docking protein FtsY produces MEFLVIGIVIAAIAVIGAAALFYRARGRSRPVDAPPAAPSVTAEKGREAPSGGGSTAVAERAPPVAAAPAPSVAEAETAPEIEVPEPTAGRLVRLRSRLSRSQGTLGQGLLKLLSRDKLDEATWEEIEDTLIAADLGVGPATELVERLRTNTRVQGSRTVDEARALLREELVALIDPTLDRTLKVAKHPAADGAPERPAVAMVVGVNGTGKTTTTGKLARVLVADGYSVVLGAADTFRAAAADQLQTWGQRVGAYTVRGAEGADPASVAFEAVKEGTGMGVDTVLIDTAGRLHTKTGLMDELGKVKRVAEKQGTVDEVLLVLDATTGQNGLVQARVFAEVVNITGIVLTKLDGTAKGGIVVAVQKELGVPVKLVGLGEGPDDLAPFDPEAFVDALLQ; encoded by the coding sequence ATGGAGTTCCTCGTCATCGGCATCGTCATCGCGGCCATAGCCGTCATCGGCGCGGCCGCCCTGTTCTACCGTGCCCGAGGTCGTTCGCGTCCGGTCGATGCGCCGCCCGCTGCGCCGTCCGTGACGGCGGAGAAGGGACGGGAGGCGCCGTCCGGGGGCGGGAGTACCGCTGTCGCGGAGCGTGCTCCGCCGGTGGCGGCCGCGCCGGCGCCGAGTGTGGCCGAGGCCGAGACGGCGCCGGAGATCGAGGTGCCGGAGCCCACCGCCGGGCGGCTGGTGCGGTTGCGGTCTCGGCTCTCGCGGTCGCAGGGGACGCTGGGGCAGGGGCTGCTGAAGCTGCTGAGCCGCGACAAGCTCGACGAGGCGACCTGGGAGGAGATCGAGGACACCCTGATCGCCGCCGATCTCGGGGTGGGGCCGGCGACCGAGCTGGTCGAGCGGTTGCGGACCAACACCCGGGTGCAGGGCTCGCGGACCGTGGACGAGGCCCGGGCGCTGCTGCGCGAGGAATTGGTCGCGCTCATCGATCCGACGCTGGACCGGACGCTGAAGGTGGCCAAGCATCCGGCCGCCGACGGGGCGCCGGAGCGGCCGGCCGTGGCGATGGTGGTCGGGGTCAACGGGACCGGGAAGACCACCACCACCGGCAAGCTCGCGCGGGTGCTGGTCGCCGACGGGTACTCCGTCGTGCTGGGCGCGGCCGACACGTTCCGGGCCGCCGCCGCCGACCAGTTGCAGACCTGGGGCCAGCGGGTCGGTGCCTACACCGTGCGCGGGGCCGAGGGGGCCGACCCGGCCTCGGTGGCGTTCGAGGCTGTGAAGGAAGGCACCGGGATGGGCGTGGACACCGTGCTCATCGACACCGCCGGGCGGCTGCACACCAAGACCGGGCTGATGGACGAGCTCGGCAAGGTCAAGCGGGTCGCCGAGAAGCAGGGCACGGTGGACGAGGTGCTGCTGGTGCTGGACGCCACCACCGGGCAGAACGGCCTGGTGCAGGCCCGGGTGTTCGCCGAGGTGGTGAACATCACCGGCATCGTGCTGACCAAGCTGGACGGCACCGCCAAGGGCGGCATCGTCGTGGCCGTGCAGAAGGAGCTGGGGGTGCCGGTCAAGCTCGTCGGGCTCGGCGAGGGCCCCGACGACCTGGCGCCGTTCGACCCCGAGGCGTTCGTGGACGCGCTGCTCCAGTAG